In the Streptomyces cinnamoneus genome, TCTCCCGAATCCCCCACTGCACCGGCCGTGAAGTCGCGGAATGGCTGCGCACGGTCGAGGAAGGACCTTCCCTCTTCCGCTTCGAGGAGAAGGTCAGCTGGCTACGCGGAGAGCACAACCTCGCTTACGGCCACGCAAAGGCGATCGTCCACGAGTACGACCTCCAAAGGGCCGCGCGGAAGCTTCGGTAGCGGGCGCCCGTTAAGGAAAGCCGACGGGCCCGGGAAGGCATCGCCTTCCCGGGCCCGTCGTCGTTCGACGCTAGTCGTTGTTCAGGATCGAGATGAGCCGGAGCAGCTCGGTGTAGATCCAGACGAGCGACAGCGTGAGCCCGAAGGCCGCCAGCCACGACTCCTCGCGGGGGGCGCCGTACTGGACGCCGTCCTCGATCTGCTTGAAGTCCAGGGCCAGGAAGCACGCGCCCAGGACCACGCCGATGACGCCGAAGAGGATGCCCAGGCCGCCCGTGCGGAAGCCCAGGCCGTCACCGCCGCCGAAGGCGGCGAACATCATGTTCACCATCATCAGCAGGATGAAGCCGATCGAGGCGCCGACCACGAAGCGGGTGAACCGCCGGTCGACCCGGATGATGCGGGTCCGGTAGGCGATGAGGACACCCGCGAAGACGGCCGTCGTGCCGATCACGGCCTGCATCGGGGCGCCGCGCGCGATGTCGTTGTACGCCTGGCTGAGCACGCCGAGGAAGAGGCCCTCGAAGACCGCGTAGGCCAGGATCAGAGCCGGGGTGGGCTTGGCCTTGAACGACTGGATCAGGCCGAGGACCATCGCCACGATGCCGGCGCCGAAGCCCAGCCCGACGGGCAGCTCGAGCGCCCATGCGGCGCCCGCGGCGAGGATCACCAGCCCGAGCGTGATGGCGGTGCGGCTGACGACGTCGTCGATGGTCATCCGGCCGGCGGTCTGCACCGGCGCCTGCGGGTATCCCTGCGCCAGGTCGGGTCCGCCCTGCGCGTACGGGTTCGCGGCGTAGGGGTTGCCGGGCTGGGCGTACGGGCTGCCGGCGTACGGGTTCGCGGCGTATGGGTTCGCTGCCCCGGCCTGCGGCCCCGCTCCGAAGCCCGCGTAGCCGTTGTCGCGGCTGAACCCCCGTCGCGAGAAGACCGGGTTGCTGCTCCTCATCTCACTCCTCCATGGCCACCGTGCGCGGCCTTGCCGCCAAGGTTAATAGGTAGGCAAAGGAATGGCTCTCCTGCCTCGGTACGATCTTTTCTTCGCATACCCACGTTTCCGACGTATCTGACAACGCGGGGCGGCGGCGGTCGGTTCCGCGGGAAAGGGGAACCGACGGGCCGTACCGGCGGTAACCGGGGAGGAGCGAGGGGTGACGGAGTGCCCGGAGCCGGACTTGAACCGGCACGGCCCGAAGGGCCAGCGAGGTTTAAGCTCGCCGTGTCTGCATTCCACCATCCGGGCGGGGGCTCTCGGGGCAGCACAGCGAGAGGCGACAGGGCCTCCCTCTCGGAGAGCAGGACGAGCCTAGCCGGGGCACGCCCCCCAAACAGCGGAACGCTGACCGGAGGTTGTCTTATTTTATTGGCAACTGAGGGCCCATCAGTGCAGGGATGACGCCATTGGCACATGCCAGGGGCCGATCCCCCCCGTTCATCACCCCGCCCCTCGGGGGGAACGGAATTGTCGCAATCTCATCGCTCTCGGTAAGGGGCGATCTCCTACCCAGGGATGACAGCCGCCCGGACGCGTACCTCCGCAGGCTGTCCCGGGAACGGGAGCTGGGGCTGATCCGGGCCGGGTCCGCGGCGGGGACGATGGAGTACGTACCTTTCTACCGCTTCGACAGGAGTGCTCCACCGTGACCACCACCCCCCTCGGCGCCCAGACCGCCGCCCGCGCCACCGCGGTGGCGGCCCGCGCCACGGATCTGACGAAGGTGTACGGGCAGGGCGAGACCCAGGTGGTCGCGCTGGACGCGGTGTCGGTGGAGTTCCGGCAGGCGGAGTTCACGGCGATCATGGGTCCGTCGGGTTCGGGCAAGTCGACGTTGATGCACTGCATGGCGGGTCTGGACAGTGTCTCGGGTGGTTCGGCGCGGATCGGGGACACGGAGCTGACGGCGCTGAACGACAAGAAGCTGACGCAGTTGCGGCGGGACAAGATCGGTTTCATCTTCCAGGCGTTCAACCTGTTGCCGACGCTGACGGCGTTGGAGAACATCACGCTCCCGATGGACATCGCCGGTCGTAAGCCCGACAGGAAGTGGCTGGAGATGGTGGTGGAGACGGTGGGGTTGTCGGGCCGGCTCAAGCACCGGCCCAGTCAGCTCTCCGGTGGTCAGCAGCAGCGTGTGGCGGTCGCCCGTGCGCTGGCGGGGCGGCCGGAGATCATGTTCGCGGACGAGCCGACCGGCAACCTCGACTCGCGTTCCGGTGCCGAGGTCCTGGGGTTCCTGCGCAACTCCGTGCGGGAGCTGGGCCAGACCGTGGTGATGGTCACGCACGACCCGGTCGCCGCCTCGTACGCCGACCGCGTCGTCTTCCTCGCCGACGGCCGCATCGTCGACGAACTGCACCGGCCCACCGCCGACGCGGTCCTCGACCGCATGAAGCGCTTCGACGCCAAGGGCCGCACCAGCTAACCCTCAGCAGCCACCCCTGTATCGCACGCCCCGTCAGCGGGCAGCGACGCGTTACCCGATTCAGGACTGACTCATGTTCCGTACCGCGCTGCGCAACGTCCTCGCGCACAAGGCCCGGCTGCTGATGACCGTCCTCGCCGTCATGCTCGGCGTGGCCTTCGTCTCCGGCACCCTCGTCTTCACCTCCACCATCTCCGACGCCTACCAGAAGAGCTCCCAGAAGGGCTTCACGGACGTCGACGTCGCCATCCAGCCGCACCGGCAGGACCGCGACAACGGCGCCCCCGGTGAGGCCCCCAAGCTCACCCAGCAGCTCCTCGACAAGGTGCGGGCGGTCCCCGGGGCCGACTCCACGACCGGGTCGGTCTCCGGCTTCGCCGCGATCGCCGACAAGAAGGGCAAGCTGGCCGGCCAGGGCTTCACGTCCGCCGGCGCCAACTACTTCCCCGGCAAGGACGGCAAGGACACCCGCTACCCGCTCAAGGACGGCCGCGCGCCCAAGGCCGCCGGCGAGATCGCGCTCGACTCCAAGACCGCCGACCGCACGGGCTACAAGGTCGGCGACACCGTCCGCCTCTCCGTCGACGGCCCCGTCCTGGAGCAGAAGGTCACCGGCGTCTTCACCACCGACGACGGCAACGTCGCCGCCGGCGGCAGCCTCGCCCTGTTCGACACCGCCACCGCCCAGAAGCTCTACGCCAAGCCCGGCGAATACAGCGGCATCACCGTCAAGGCCACCGCGGGCACCTCGCAGACCGCGCTGAAGTCGGCGATCGACAAGGTCCTGCCGGCCGACGCCGAGGCCACGACGGGCAAGGAGCTGGCCGACGAGCAGGCGAAGTTCATATCCCAGGCCATGGACGGCATGAAGACCGGCCTGCTGATCTTCGCGGGCATCTCGCTCTTCGTCGGCGTCTTCATCATCGCCAACACTTTCACCATGCTGGTCGCCCAGCGCACCAAGGAGCTGGCGCTGATGCGCGCGGTCGGCGCCAGCCGCCGCCAGGTCACCCGCTCGGTGCTCATCGAGGCGTTCCTCGTCGGCGCGGTCGCGGCCGTCGCCGGTCTGCTCGCCGGCACCGGCATCGGCGCCGGGCTGCGCGCCCTGATGGGCGGCCAGGTGCCCGACGGCCCGCTCGTGGTGCCCCCGTCCGCGATCATCGCCTCGTTCGGCGTGGGCATCGCGGTGACCATGCTGGCCGCCTGGCTGCCGGGCCGCCGCGCCGCGAAGATCCCGCCGGTCGCCGCGATGAGCAGCGTCCACGCGGTCGCCACGACCCGTTCCCTGGTCGTGCGCAACACCATCGGCGCCGCCCTCACGGCCGTCGGCGCGGTCCTCAGCCTCACCGCGACGAGCGAGTCCATGCTGGGCCTGGGCGCCGGTGTGCTGCTCATCGGCGTGTTCGTGCTGACCCCGCTGCTGTCCCGCCCGATGATCGCCGCCGCCGCGCCCGTGCTGCGCGTCTTCGGCATCTCCGGCAAGCTCGCCCGGCAGAACGCGGTTCGCAACCCGCGCCGCACCGCCGCCACCGCCTCCGCCCTGACCATCGGCCTCACCCTGATCACCGGTCTGACGGTCATCGCGGGCAGCGTCCAGCAGGGCATCGACAAGATGGCCAAGGAAGCCCTGAAGGCCGACTACGTGGTCTCCATGGCGAGCATGACCTCGCTCTCCCCCGACGTGGCGAAGAAGCTCTCGGGTCTCGACGAGGTCACCGCCGCCAGCCCGATGCGCGACTCCGCCTCGCGGATCGACGGCGAGCGCGAGAGCCTGACCGGCGTCAACGGGAAGACCATCGGCAAGCTGACCGACCTCGACTTCACGTCGGGCTCGCTGGCCGGTCTGAGCGGCGACAAGGCCGTGATCGACGACGCCACCGCCCGGTCGCGCGGCTGGAAGCTCGGCTCGACCCTCGCGGTGACGTACGAGGACGGCAAGCAGGACAAGCTGACCGTCTCGGGCGTCTACAAGGGCAACGACCTGATCCGCGGCGTCCTGGTCGACACCTCCACGGTCGACCCGCACCAGAGCGCGGCCAGCGACCAGCGCGTGCTGGTCAAGACCAAGGGCGGCGCGAGCGAGGGCACCAAGAACACGCTGGAGAAGGCGCTCGGCGACAACCCCGCCATCTCCGTCCAGTCCAAGCAGGACGTGTCCGACTCCATCGCCAAGCAGATCAACCTGATGCTGAACATGCTCTACGGGCTGCTCGCGATGGCCGTGATCGTGGCGGTGCTGGGCGTCGTCAACACCCTCGCGATGTCCGTCTTCGAGCGTCAGCAGGAGATCGGCATGCTGCGGGCCATCGGCCTGGACCGCAAGGGCATCAAGCGCATGGTGCGCCTGGAGTCGCTGGTCATCTCGCTCTTCGGCGGCGTGCTCGGCATCGGCCTGGGCGTGTTCTTCGGCTGGGCCGCGGGCGAGCAGATCAAGACGGCCCTGGCCACGTACGAGCTGGTCCTGCCGTGGGGCCGGATGGGCTTGTTCCTGCTGCTGTCGGCCGTGGTCGGCGTGCTGGCCGCGCTGTGGCCCGCCCGCCGGGCCGCAAAGCTCAACATGCTCCAGGCCATCAAGGCCGAGTAGGAGCGGGCGACCCCCGCACCACCGGGCCCCGCGGCAGCCGCCGCGGGGCCCGTCCCCTTTTTCGCCCGTGCCGCGGGGGCTCACCCGTCCTTCGCGGCCGTCCGGCCGTCGGCCAGCCACGCGCGCGTGCGCAGCGGCAGACCCGACGCGCCGGACTCCGGCGTGCGGACGGCGAGTACCTGGTTGACGCCGATGCGGTTGCGCTCGAAGGACAGCGCGCAGGCGGCCATGTACAGCCGCCACACCCGCGCCCGGCCCGGGGAGGTCAGGCGCACGGCCTCGTCCCAGTGCGCCTCCAGGTTGGCCACCCAGCGGCGCAGGGTCAGGGCGTAGTGCTCGCGCAGCGCCTCGACGTCGCGGACCTCGAAGCCGGCCTCCTCCAGCTGGGCGGCGGTGCGGCCCAGCGGCGCCAGCTCGCCGTCGGGGAAGACGTAGCGGTCGATGAACCGGTCGACCTCGTAGGTCGCCTCGTCGTCCAGCGGGCGGCGGGAGATCTGGTGGTTCAGCAGCCGGCCGCCGGGCACGAGCAGGCCGTACAGGTCGGCGGCGTACTCGGCGTAGCGCGCGGAGCCGACGTGCTCGGCCATGCCGATGGAGCTGATGGCGTCGAAGGGCCCGTCGGGTATCTCGCGGTAGTCCTGCACCCGGATCTCCACGCGGTCGGTCAGACCGGCCTCGGCGACGCGCTTGCGGGCGTAGGCGGCCTGTTCCCGGGAGAGCGTGACGCCGACGACGACCACGCCGTACTCACGGGCGGCGTGCAGGGCCATCGAGCCCCAGCCGCAGCCGACGTCCAGCAGCCGCTGTCCCGGCCGGAGGGCCAGCTTGCGGCAGACGAGGTCGAGCTTGGCCCGCTGTGCCTCCTCCAGGGTGGCGCCGGGGTCCGGCCAGTAGGCACAGGAGTAGACCATCGACGGTCCGAGGACGCGCTCGTAGAAGGCGTTGCCGACGTCGTAGTGGTGGCTGATGGCCTGCCTGTCGCGGCGCAGGGTGTGCAGGGGGCCGCCGGTCCTGCGGGCCTCCTCGGGGGGCGGGGAGGGCGGCGTCCAGGGCCCGGAGAGCCGCAGCAGCTCGATCGCGGCGGCGCGGACGCCGGGGTCGCGCAGGGCGCCCGCCAGGGCCGCCGGGCGGCTCCGGCGGCCGGACCGTTCCCCGAGCTCCCAGAAGGTTCCGGCGACGAGGTCGAGGGCTTCGTAGAGATCGCCGTCGACGTCGACGTCACCGGCCACCCAGGCCCGGGCCAGACCCAGCTCGCCGGGCCGCCACAGCAGGCGGCGCAGGGCGCGGCGGCGGCGGACGACCAGGACGGGACCGCCGGGCGGTCCCGACTCGCTGTGGTCCCAGGCGCGGAGCCGGACGGGGAGCGGTGTCCCCAGCACCTGCTCGGCGAGCGCGGTCAGCCGTCGGGCGGCCTCGGCCATGTCGCACACCTCCATGATGAAGTGTCAGGAGATAGATGTACCTGACACCTGAACACCAACGAGCCGTGCTCTAGTCCTTACCCCGCCCGGGCCCGGTCACCTCGGAGCGGACGGGTGCACGCGTACGCCGAAGGGCGCCCACCCCACGGATTTGGTGGACGCCCTCCGGCTCGGCTGTGCTGCCCGACGGCTCGTCAGGAGGCCTTGGCCTTCTCGGCCTTGGCGGCCGCCTGCGGTGCGGGCTTGGCGGCCTCGTAGAACTCCTCGCGGGGGTTCTCCATGGCGCGCAGCGAGACAACCTCGCGCTTGAGGAACATGCCCAGGGTCCAGTCCGCAAAGATGCGGATCTTCCGGTTCCAGGTGGGCATGGCCATACCGTGGTAGCCACGGTGCATGTACCAGGCGAGACGGCCCTTGAGCTTGATCTTCATCTTGCCCATGACGATCATCGCGACGCCCTTGTGGAGGCCGAGGCCGGCCACCGCGCCCTTGTTGGCGTGCGCGTACGTCTTCTGCGGGAAGCCGCGCATGCCGGACAGGACGTTGTCGCCGAGGACCTTGGCCTGGCGCAGCGCGTGCTGGGCGTTCGGCGGGCACCAGGCGTTCTCGTTGCCGGCCTTGCGGCCGACCATGTCCGGGACCTGGGCGTTGTCGCCCGCGGCCCAGATGTAGTCGGTGCCCTGGACCTGGAGGGTCTCGGAGGTGTCGACGTGGCCGCGCGGGCCCAGCGGCAGGCCGAAGCGGGCCAGGGCCGGGTTGGGCTTGACGCCCGCGGTCCACACGATCGTGTTGGAGTCGACCTCGAGGCCGTTCTTCAGCACGACGTGGCCGTCGACGCAGGAGTCCATGGAGGTCGAGAGGTAGATCTCGACGCCGCGGCTCTCCAGGTGCTTCTTGCCGTACTCGCCGAGCTTGGGGCCGACCTCGGGGAGGATCTTGTCGGCGGCGTCGACGAGGATGAAGCGCATGTCCTCGCGCTTCACGTTCGGGTAGTACTTGGCGGCGTCGCGCGCCATGTCCTCGACCTCGCCGATCGTCTCGGCGCCGGCGAAGCCGCCGCCGATGAAGACGAAGGTGAGCGCCTTGCGGCGGATCTCCTCGTCCTTCGTCGAGTCGGCCTTGTCGAGCTGCTCGAGAACGTGGTTGCGCAGGCCGATGGACTCCTCGATGCCCTTCATGCCGATGCCGTTCTCGGCAAGGCCGGGGATCGGGAAGGTACGGGAGACGGCGCCGAGCGCGATGACCAGGTAGTCGAAGGGCAGCTCGTACGCCTCGCCGACGAGCGGCGCGATCGTGGCTACCTTGCGATCCTGGTCGATCGTGGTGACACGGCCGGTGAGAACCTCCGCCTTCGGGAGCACGCGTCGCAGCGGCACCACGACGTGGCGAGGGGAGATGCTGCCGGCGGCTGCTTCAGGAAGGAAGGGCTGGTACGTCATGTACGAGCGCGGGTCGACGACCGTGACGGTCGCCTCGCCGTAGCGCATCTTCTTAAGGATGCGACGTGCCGCGTACAGGCCGACGTACCCACCGCCTACTACGAGGATCCGTGGACGCTCCGTGGTGCTCATGTTTCGAGTATCCAGCACTCCACCACGGGTTGCTCGTGCGCCCCTTCACAAGGATCGCGGACCTGTCTGCTACACTCCCCCGCCCTCGTGACCGACGCCATACCCCGGTGAGGGAACCGCAGGAGGCCCAGGGGCGTTGATCACCCCCGCTGAACTGGCCTTGCGTCGTCCGAGGCGACTGGACCACCCCTCGGCGACCCCCGGCATAAGCGTTTCTTTAACACGCCTGATACCGGACGGTTTCCGGTCGCCAAGGGCCCACAGAGCCCGGAAGGGGAGCTGAAGGCCCCCTTCCGGGGTTCCGTACCCGCTTTTTCATGTGAAGGATTTCACGAACATTTTCCGGCGGCGGCCGGCAGGCGTCGTCTCAGTCCTCGTCGAGCGCGGCGTAGAAGGCGATTCCGTCCAGAATGTCGTGTTCGCTCACGACGACCTCCCGGGCTCCCATCCGCTCCATCACGCACTGCAGGATGAGCGCCCCGGCGCAGATCACGTCGACCCGGCCCGGGTGCATGGGACCGATCTGTGCGCGCTGCTCATGAGTAGAGGAGATCAGTCCGGCGGTGATCTCCCGGACCCGGTCCAGGGAGATCCGCGCGTGGTGGATGGCGGCGGAGTCGTACTCCTCCAGCCCGAGGGCGATCGCCGCCACGGTGGTGACCGAGCCGGCCAGCCCCACGAGGGTGCGGGCCTCGGTCAGCGGCACGGTCTCCTCGGCGAGGTCCAGGGCGGCCTCGACGTCGCCCCGTATCGCCGCGAGCTGCGCCTCGGACGGAGGGTCGGTGACCTTGCCGTCCACCACCAGGTGACGTTCCGTCATCCGCACGCAGCCCACGTCCACGCTGCGCGCGGCCCGCACGTGCTCCGCGCCGACGACGAACTCGGTCGAACCGCCGCCGATGTCCACGACCAGGAACGGCTTGTCCAGGTCGTCCCGGCCGGCCAGCTCCCGGGTCGCGCCGGCGAAGGAGAACTCCGCCTCCTGGTCGCCCGTGACGACCTCGGGCTCCACGCCCAGGATCTCCACGACGCCCCGTACGAATTCCTCGCGGTTCTCCGCGTCGCGCGACGCGGAGGTGGCGACGAAGCGCACCCGCTCGGCTCCGTGCGCCTTGATGACCTCGGCGTACTCCCGGCACGCGGCGAACGTCCGCTCCAGCGCCTCCGGCGCCAGCCGCCCGGTCCGGTCCACGCCCTGGCCCAGCCGGACGATCGTCATCCGGCGGTCGAGCTCCTTGAGTTCGCCGGTGGCGGGCTCGACGTCCGCGACGAGGAGGCGGATCGAGTTGGTGCCGCAGTCGACGGCGGCGACGCGCGTCACTTCTGCTCCTCGCCAGAGCCGCCGCAGGGGCTGACGCACGGGCCCTTGCGCCACCACTCGGGCAGCATCGCGATGGCCTCGTCACCGAGCGGGTTGACGCCGGGGCCGGCCGCCAGCGAGTGGCCGACCAGCACGTGCAGGCACTTGACCCGGTCCGGCATGCCACCGGCGCTGGGGAAGCCCTCGAGCACCTCGATGGCGTCGCGGCGGCGGATGTAGTCCTCGTGCGCGGCGCGGTAGGCCGCCGCCAGCTCGGGGTCCGACTGGAGCCGGGCGTTCATCTCCTTCATGACGCCCTCCGCCTCCAGCGTGCCGATGGCGGAGGCGGCCCGCGGGCACGTCAGGTAGAACAGCGTCGGGAACGGCGTGCCGTCCTCCAGCCGCGGCGCGGTCTCGACGACGTCGGGGTGGCCGCAGGGGCAGCGGTGCGCGATGGCCCGCAGGCCGCGCGGCGGACGGCCGAGCTGCTCCTTGAACGCGGCGATGTCCGCGTCGGTCGGCTCGGTGGGCTCGGTCTTCGGAGGAGGGGTGTCCATGTGCTCGCTCGGTGCTCGTTCTTGACGGATGGTTCTGCGGTCGTGAGGGGCGGGATTCGGGTCAGCGGTGGCCGTCGGCCGTGTCCACGTCTTCCCAGAGGTTGCTGTACCAGGGCCGGTCGCCCGCCCCCTGGTCCTTGGGCCGCTTGGCGGCACCGCTGCCGTCCACCACGCTGAAGCCCGTCTCGCCGGGGCGCACGTAGTGCAGGTGCTCGCGCGCCTGCTGTTCGACGTAGGCCGGGTCCTCGAGACGGGCCTTCTCGTCGCGCAGCCGCTTCACCTGTTCACGGGCGTGCTCGGTCTGGCGGCGCTGG is a window encoding:
- a CDS encoding DUF501 domain-containing protein produces the protein MDTPPPKTEPTEPTDADIAAFKEQLGRPPRGLRAIAHRCPCGHPDVVETAPRLEDGTPFPTLFYLTCPRAASAIGTLEAEGVMKEMNARLQSDPELAAAYRAAHEDYIRRRDAIEVLEGFPSAGGMPDRVKCLHVLVGHSLAAGPGVNPLGDEAIAMLPEWWRKGPCVSPCGGSGEEQK
- a CDS encoding ABC transporter ATP-binding protein; protein product: MTTTPLGAQTAARATAVAARATDLTKVYGQGETQVVALDAVSVEFRQAEFTAIMGPSGSGKSTLMHCMAGLDSVSGGSARIGDTELTALNDKKLTQLRRDKIGFIFQAFNLLPTLTALENITLPMDIAGRKPDRKWLEMVVETVGLSGRLKHRPSQLSGGQQQRVAVARALAGRPEIMFADEPTGNLDSRSGAEVLGFLRNSVRELGQTVVMVTHDPVAASYADRVVFLADGRIVDELHRPTADAVLDRMKRFDAKGRTS
- a CDS encoding FtsB family cell division protein, producing the protein MGADRFSTATRLKALGTALVQGPSAARVYRARTPRRSRLTGRAALLALVVCSLVVALAYPMRQWVTQRSDIADQRRQTEHAREQVKRLRDEKARLEDPAYVEQQAREHLHYVRPGETGFSVVDGSGAAKRPKDQGAGDRPWYSNLWEDVDTADGHR
- a CDS encoding Ppx/GppA phosphatase family protein, which produces MTRVAAVDCGTNSIRLLVADVEPATGELKELDRRMTIVRLGQGVDRTGRLAPEALERTFAACREYAEVIKAHGAERVRFVATSASRDAENREEFVRGVVEILGVEPEVVTGDQEAEFSFAGATRELAGRDDLDKPFLVVDIGGGSTEFVVGAEHVRAARSVDVGCVRMTERHLVVDGKVTDPPSEAQLAAIRGDVEAALDLAEETVPLTEARTLVGLAGSVTTVAAIALGLEEYDSAAIHHARISLDRVREITAGLISSTHEQRAQIGPMHPGRVDVICAGALILQCVMERMGAREVVVSEHDILDGIAFYAALDED
- a CDS encoding Bax inhibitor-1/YccA family protein is translated as MRSSNPVFSRRGFSRDNGYAGFGAGPQAGAANPYAANPYAGSPYAQPGNPYAANPYAQGGPDLAQGYPQAPVQTAGRMTIDDVVSRTAITLGLVILAAGAAWALELPVGLGFGAGIVAMVLGLIQSFKAKPTPALILAYAVFEGLFLGVLSQAYNDIARGAPMQAVIGTTAVFAGVLIAYRTRIIRVDRRFTRFVVGASIGFILLMMVNMMFAAFGGGDGLGFRTGGLGILFGVIGVVLGACFLALDFKQIEDGVQYGAPREESWLAAFGLTLSLVWIYTELLRLISILNND
- a CDS encoding NAD(P)/FAD-dependent oxidoreductase; the encoded protein is MSTTERPRILVVGGGYVGLYAARRILKKMRYGEATVTVVDPRSYMTYQPFLPEAAAGSISPRHVVVPLRRVLPKAEVLTGRVTTIDQDRKVATIAPLVGEAYELPFDYLVIALGAVSRTFPIPGLAENGIGMKGIEESIGLRNHVLEQLDKADSTKDEEIRRKALTFVFIGGGFAGAETIGEVEDMARDAAKYYPNVKREDMRFILVDAADKILPEVGPKLGEYGKKHLESRGVEIYLSTSMDSCVDGHVVLKNGLEVDSNTIVWTAGVKPNPALARFGLPLGPRGHVDTSETLQVQGTDYIWAAGDNAQVPDMVGRKAGNENAWCPPNAQHALRQAKVLGDNVLSGMRGFPQKTYAHANKGAVAGLGLHKGVAMIVMGKMKIKLKGRLAWYMHRGYHGMAMPTWNRKIRIFADWTLGMFLKREVVSLRAMENPREEFYEAAKPAPQAAAKAEKAKAS
- a CDS encoding class I SAM-dependent methyltransferase, translating into MAEAARRLTALAEQVLGTPLPVRLRAWDHSESGPPGGPVLVVRRRRALRRLLWRPGELGLARAWVAGDVDVDGDLYEALDLVAGTFWELGERSGRRSRPAALAGALRDPGVRAAAIELLRLSGPWTPPSPPPEEARRTGGPLHTLRRDRQAISHHYDVGNAFYERVLGPSMVYSCAYWPDPGATLEEAQRAKLDLVCRKLALRPGQRLLDVGCGWGSMALHAAREYGVVVVGVTLSREQAAYARKRVAEAGLTDRVEIRVQDYREIPDGPFDAISSIGMAEHVGSARYAEYAADLYGLLVPGGRLLNHQISRRPLDDEATYEVDRFIDRYVFPDGELAPLGRTAAQLEEAGFEVRDVEALREHYALTLRRWVANLEAHWDEAVRLTSPGRARVWRLYMAACALSFERNRIGVNQVLAVRTPESGASGLPLRTRAWLADGRTAAKDG
- a CDS encoding DUF4287 domain-containing protein, producing the protein MSHVFSDETHRNMLSRIPHCTGREVAEWLRTVEEGPSLFRFEEKVSWLRGEHNLAYGHAKAIVHEYDLQRAARKLR
- a CDS encoding ABC transporter permease, with the translated sequence MFRTALRNVLAHKARLLMTVLAVMLGVAFVSGTLVFTSTISDAYQKSSQKGFTDVDVAIQPHRQDRDNGAPGEAPKLTQQLLDKVRAVPGADSTTGSVSGFAAIADKKGKLAGQGFTSAGANYFPGKDGKDTRYPLKDGRAPKAAGEIALDSKTADRTGYKVGDTVRLSVDGPVLEQKVTGVFTTDDGNVAAGGSLALFDTATAQKLYAKPGEYSGITVKATAGTSQTALKSAIDKVLPADAEATTGKELADEQAKFISQAMDGMKTGLLIFAGISLFVGVFIIANTFTMLVAQRTKELALMRAVGASRRQVTRSVLIEAFLVGAVAAVAGLLAGTGIGAGLRALMGGQVPDGPLVVPPSAIIASFGVGIAVTMLAAWLPGRRAAKIPPVAAMSSVHAVATTRSLVVRNTIGAALTAVGAVLSLTATSESMLGLGAGVLLIGVFVLTPLLSRPMIAAAAPVLRVFGISGKLARQNAVRNPRRTAATASALTIGLTLITGLTVIAGSVQQGIDKMAKEALKADYVVSMASMTSLSPDVAKKLSGLDEVTAASPMRDSASRIDGERESLTGVNGKTIGKLTDLDFTSGSLAGLSGDKAVIDDATARSRGWKLGSTLAVTYEDGKQDKLTVSGVYKGNDLIRGVLVDTSTVDPHQSAASDQRVLVKTKGGASEGTKNTLEKALGDNPAISVQSKQDVSDSIAKQINLMLNMLYGLLAMAVIVAVLGVVNTLAMSVFERQQEIGMLRAIGLDRKGIKRMVRLESLVISLFGGVLGIGLGVFFGWAAGEQIKTALATYELVLPWGRMGLFLLLSAVVGVLAALWPARRAAKLNMLQAIKAE